agttaagccttcaacttcagctcgggtcatgatctcacagttcttgggtttgagctgACAGGTTTGagctgtgctgacaactcagagcctggaacctgcttcagattctgtgtctccctctctgcccctcccctgctcatgctctttctctctctctcaaaaataaataaatgtcaaaagaatgtttatttatttactttgagagagacagaaagcctgaacatggaaggagcagagagagagaggagagagagaatcccaaggagaccccacacagtcagcacaaagccccatgtgggcctcaaacacatgagatcatgacctgaaccaaaatcaacagttagatgcttaaaccactgagccacccaggcacccatgtattgtctattcataaataaatttccttttcatcCACAGATTCTATCTGACAAATGTTGCATTAAGTTTCCAATTATGTATTGATTTATGCCTTACATAGTTCAAGGAGATGTGATTAGATCAATTGTAGTTCATAAGTGCTGCATCTTATATgtgaatgaattatttaaatagaaaaaaataacttctttataaaagcatttttgttttatattcaatTTTGGTTATAGCTAGCAGCTAATTTCACTAAATAATAACACCACAGACCGACACTTTATTGATTTAGAACATGTTTAATGCTTTTGTTTTAGATGAGATTTATTGTGAGTACATTTGAGTCTTCTTATGGAGGTGGTGATTTGATCTAATCCTTGAGGAGATGAGTTAATCTGTGGATGTGTGGTAATATATTAACACTTTTGAATTATCACTGCCACTTTACTGAAGGACTGGTTTATTATGTATTAAGATACCCTGCCTCTCATAGCTTACTTTTGACTGTCCAGCCTTCTTTTTGTTAGATGAAGATTTACATGTTTTCCAAACAAGCAAAgataaaaaggagagaaacaagaaaaccccagactcctaaatacagagacaaactggtggttgctgaAAGGGAGGTGGTGAAGGGATTAAGAACACAccctgatgaacactgagtaatggacagaattgttaaatcattataCTGGACACCTGACACTAAAGTAACTCCGTATGTTAATTCtacctgaatttaaaaatacaaatttaaattaaaaaataaacaattagctgaaaagaagattttgttttgttttgttttctacaatTACATGAACCAGTTTGAAAGCTAtacattgtactttttttttcaatatatgaaatttattgtcaaaatggtttccatacaacacccagtgctcatcccaaaacgtgccctcctcaatacctatcacccaccctcccctccctcccaacccccatcaaccctcagtttgttctcagtttttaagagtctcttatgctttggctgtctcccactctaacctctttttttttttttttccttctcctcccccatgggtttctgttaagtttctcaggatccacataagagtgaaaccatatggtatctgtctttctccgtatggcttatttcacttagcatcacactctccagttccgtccacgttgctacaaaaggccatatttcattctttctcattgccacgtagtactccattgtgtatataaaccacaatttctttatccattcaccagttgatggacatttaggctctttccataatttggttattgttgagagtgctgctataaacactggggtacaagtgcccctatgcatcagtactcctgtatcccttgggtaaattcctagcagtgctattgctgggtcatagggtaggtctatttttaattttctgaggaacctccacactgttttccagagtggctgcaccaatttgcattcccaccaacagtgcaagagggttcctgtttctccacatcctctccagcatctatagtctcctgatttgttcattttggccactctgactggcgtgaggtgatatctgagtgtggtttttatttgtatttccctgataaggagcgacgttaagcatcttttcatgtgcctgttggccatccggatgtcttctttagagaagtgtctattcatgttttctgcccatttcttcactgggttatttgtttttcgggtgtggagtttggtgagctctttatagattttggatactagccctttgtccgatatgtcatttgcaaatatcttttcccattccgtgggttgccttttagttttgttggttgtttcctttgctgtgcagaagctttttatcttcataaggtcccagtaattcatttttgcttttaattcccttgcctttggggatgtgtcgagtaagagattgctatggctgaggtcagagaggtcttttcctgctttctcctctagggttttgatggtttcctgtctcacattcaggtcctttatccattttgagtttatttttgtgaatggtgtgagaaagtggtctagtttcaaccttctacatgttgctgtccagttctcccagcaccatttgttaaagagactgtcttttttccattggatgttctttcctgctttgtcagagattagttggccatacatttgtgggtctagttctggggtttctattctattccattggtctatgtgtctgtttttgtgccatatacATTGCACTTCTAATTTTAGGTAGTTACATGTTATTATAGGaattctcatttataattttgaacaattttttaattcCTCCTCTCTTTTAGTAAAAGGACCCAAACTTTGGCTCAACTCTTAGTACTTACATTTCTCAAAAGCTctgtcattctgtctctctctcacctacACATTTCGGTATTTGGATTCAGCTAATATTTTGATTCAGCTTCCTTAAGTACAAATGTATATGTGTAAGgatatatacatgtaattttcCAATGTTTATATCTTTGCCATTTTCCCTCACTATCtcatattatttccttcatttcagattttttgttCTTCTAACTGAATTACACCATGTAGTGTTGCTTTCACTGAGTGTGAAATCAGTAAAACAGATGAGACTTTGCAGCTCTGaaatgccttattttatttttttataaccaTATTTCAGTAGTACCTTAAATTCTATCTAAACACCAGAACAAAATGGCCaacaagattttaaagaaatgactaTTAGTACAAACAAGCTTTCAAAATAGGCATTACACttataaactttttaattatATGAGGTTGGGAAAAGATTGGATAGTATGGGAGACTTTGGAAGCCACCACAAAGATTTCCTTTGGCAGatagtgttctctctctttatccagatacttcataattttttttgttttcaaggagAGGACAAAATGCACATGCTTGGAGGGGAAATCAATCTGGTGGTTGAGGAAAGAACCCACAACCCCTCCTCATCTCTCTTGAAGGCACACCCTGACCTGGTGACTTTAACATGTGGGACATGAGTCCTAACAGGGCAGATGGGGTGACCTGATTCCACAGAATTTACGAATTTGTCTCTGCAGATGCTTTCACTATTGGCCTCAGTAGTAATTTGGCTCAGTATACAATTCCCTACCAACACTTCATTCCTTGGGGATATTTGTCAGTAGTTTCTGGCACCCATTTTTACCTTTGGGAAATGTGGCCTGGAGGTGGCCTTTGCACTTTCCCCAGGAAGTAATTTTAGGACGTTTCTGCAGACCCAACAAGCCTCTGTTGCATATTTTtcaattgaggtgaaattcacaaaGAATAACATTAACCATTTTTACAGGTACAATTCAATGTacgatttttaaaatctaatttaccctggatttcttcattttactatGAAGTGTCAACATacgggttttatttttaaatgtgcatccACTACCATTTAAATCGTCTTTcctcatctttggaaaatactcaAATTACTTGCCTCTTGGGCAGTTGGGAGACAGCATTCTCCGTCCTTTCTTCCTGACACAGTAGATGTGACCTTGGCCCTCCTCATTCTACTCCCAAGTACCTGAAGTCTCCATTTCTGGCCTATTCCGCAGTCTGGAAAGTTTCCTCAATATTGTGTTCCAGCTTCCTGACAAACTCTCCAGGCAGGTCTTCCCCTTGACAGAATGAAAGCTTAGAACGTATTCATTCAACCGGATTCTTCACCATTAAAATTTCTGACTCATTTCTATCATTGCCTCTTCAAGTATCAATCatattcttttctcaaaaatgcaagttccaggggcacctgggtggaacAATAGGTTGAGTGTtccactttggctctggtcatgagctcgtgctttgtgaatctgagccctgcacttggttcactgctgtcagcccacagtccacttccgatcctctgtccccctctctctgcccatcccccactctttcctgttctctctctcaaaaataaagattttgctttaaaattcaaGTTCCTCCATCATCTTTCTGATATGAAACACATACCTAATTTAAGATAAGTCTACATATTCCTGGCACTGTACGTCCATGGATATATTAGCAGAATTCTCAATGAGCATTAAGATTGACTTTGTAGCACTGTTTCTTCTTATCAAGACTCCTCTTTGCAGTATACTCCTGTTGGGAGGGCTGAATTTCCACACACCTTACTTTCCACAAAGGTTTCCTCCTACAGCTGCACTGGGAGTCATTCACGATTAGGCAGCCATGCCTGCAGTTGTTTTGCCCTGTGACATCCACTCCCACAAACTTAGTGTCCACACATAGGTGTGTCTTGCAGGAATGGGTCCAATGtagggctcacactcacagaGGTCCACGTCTTCCTGCACTACAGTGAATTCTCTTCTGCATACATGGGGCCATGGCTCAGTGCTGACCACGGCTGGTTCCGTTGGCAAAAATATCCCAGTGCCCAACCATAAAAATGGAGAAGGGAGCAACACAGCCTCCAAACTCACCAGAGATCTGATCCCATCCTTGCCTGTGAAGACCTGGGGTTCCTCTCATGTCCACACAGAGGGGAAACATCCACACTGATGACCCCTTGTTGGTCCCAGACACCAGTGGCCACTCAGCTTTGACCTCTTGTATCTGTTGAGGTTCCTCAATTTGGgaactttcttttctcctcttctgcacTTGGCTGTGActacatttttcagaaatatgaTAAATAGCATCTCTCGGTGTTAGGAACGAACCAGGGCTCTTGAGTGAGCCCATCCATTGTCTACCTAGACAGTAGAGTGAGACAACGCATCCTCTCATGCACCTCTTCCAAACTCTTCATCTGGCCTGAAATTAgtgatgactgagccaccccatgaACATGACAGCATGGGCCCCACACCTGCTCTGAGCACTAGGGTTCATGACAAACCTCTCCCAAGGAggaaactcaggctcagagactggatgatatttctcaaagtcacacagtcaCTAGATGAtagttgaatctttttttttttttttttgatagttgaATCTTTACACAAAGGTCAGTTTTCCGTTCATATCCAGAGCACaaacccaaccgactgagcccgaAGCTGAAGGCAGGACCAGAGCAATGCGGGGACACCTGCGAACAGAAACAAGGGGCACCGGGGGCTACGTTTCTAACAAGATGTGTGGGCGCTGTTGCAAGAAAAGGGAAATCCATGATGAGGGCTCTTGGCAGGGAGAAAACCCACAATCAGGGACCAGGAGAAGAGTCATGTTTTCTCACCATATTCCCCCGTTTTCCTCCTTGAACTCATTGTCACAGTGAAGCTGAACTCGGCCAGCACAGTTAGCTGTTCAATGCATGCACTGCCGTGAGGCCTGCAAAGCTGGCTGGCCAGGATGCAACACACTGCACATGGGTCTTTGTGATTTCCTGCTGGTGGGGGGAGCAAGCGAAGTCACAGGCTGCGCATGCGTCTCTGGGATTTCCTGCTGGTGGGGGGAGCAAGTGAAGTCACAGGCTTCGCATGCGGCTTGGGATTTCCTGTTGGTGGGGGGAGCCAGCTGAGGCACAGTCTGCACAACTTCCATCCCACACTCCTTTCCTGAAATATGTTTTGACAAATCAATATTTGTATTTACCTCATTGTGAATGAGGGAAGTAGGATGATGCCACCACTGTTTACACAGGACTCCAAAAAGCAGACTCATTTCAGGACGGGAATGTTGAAAGGAATTCTCCAGTGTGAGCAAAGGCTTCTTCCACCTGCTCTTGCCTCCTCCCAGCATTCTCTGTTGGGGCCTGTATTTGAGGATCCTGTACTGTTGATGATTCCTCTGTGGGGTGAGCGATTGGTGATTCTTGACCGAGAGGTGTAGCGAGCAAGCTCCCCCTTCTGGCTTCACGAtcctttttttgtggggtttctCAGTATTAACCTTCACACTTCTCCCAACTTGAGAGTACCTTGAGACTGTCTGATCCAAACATGAGAGTCAGTTTCACACACATGCAGACGCACATGGGAGAGATGCCCATAGCTAACAGCACGAGATTTCGTCTGTTTGAGCCCACACAGGGCGGGGTTACTCAATCTGGACCAGGGGCACGTATTCCAGATTTCCATCCAaaaacatgggggaagggagcctCAGCTTCCAACCTTTGCCTGGAGCCCGGATACTTCCCCTGTGAAAAGACACTGGGGTCCCTCTAGGGTCCACAAGGATGGAAAATCCCTCTCTATGACCCCTCCATGGTCCCAGGCACCAGTGGGAACTCAACTttgttctctcttccctgctgTGGTTCCAACTCCATTTTTGGAAATTTCATTTCCCGTTTCTCTGCATTTGTCCATGGCTGCACATTTCAGAATTACTGTGAGTGGCAACCTTGGCTTTCAGAACAGACCAGGTCTCCAGTGGGTGCATCAACCAAACAGCTGACTGCAGCGTCGGACCCCCGGATCCCATCACATCATCAGGACCCAACCCAGGCTCATCTTGCCTGGTCTGGAAACTCACAGTGACTCTTCACTCCTGTGCACCTGGCACCAAATCCCCACAACTACCCCGGGGTTTGCAGTTCAGGACAAAATGcatcagatgaggaaactgaggctcagagagagaacaTTACCACCCAAGGCCATGTTGACAGTGAATGCTCCGGGAATATTTTGCTGAAGATGTTTTCCTTCAAAATGTAACCTCTACCCCAAATAAATGTCCCCTAAAGTTTACAGGCAGGACCCCAGAATGGCTAAGACAGCTTTGCCCCAGGAATGAGGGGCACTGAGAAGGCAGGAGGGACTCACAGCTGTGTTCCCAGGATGGGGAGTGGACGATGACACAGGAAGATAGAGAAGACGCTGAAggctgagacagaaagaaagcccCCGGGCCCAGGTGAAGAGAGGGTTTACGTTTCCTTCCCTGTTTCCCTGTATTTCTCCTCTGTGTGCATGACCCTGgtgaccttgacctgagccatGCAGAAATGTCACAGCTGTGTCTGCACTGACATGAGGCTGCAGAGGAGCCAGAACCCACACCCCCTGCAGCATCTCCGGGGCCTGGGGACCCTGTGGGAGGTGAGAACCCCCGGGGATGTGCTGAGAATGAAGGAGAACCCATAGGGGAGGATCTGGGAGGGAAGGACGTGCCCTGATCTCCTCACCTGGATGGGACATCTCAGGAAGCCTTGGGTCCACTTGCTGCAGCATCATGGACACCAGAGTTGGGCCCCTGGAGACAGGCTGTTCCCCTTCCTGTGGGGCTGCTGACGTGACAACCGCATGACCAGGAGGACCAGCCCCCGAGTGACCACACCCTGTGCTTCTGTCTGTCCTCCAAGCACCAAGGTCCCTCCCTCTGCACAGCCGGGGCCAGAGGCAGAGACGCCATGACCCCCACCCTCACGGCCCTGCTCCTCCTCGGTGAGAtctcaggaggggaggggatgccCTAGTCTGGGAGGGACCCACCCCacagccaggccctgggcagtCAAAGACCTCAGGCACAGGATGGTCATCGGGAGGAGGGGTATTGCTCAGGACTCGGGGCCATCCTCTCACAGAGACTCTCTTCCAGGTCTGAGTGTGGAACCCAGGACCCGAACGCAGGCAGGTGAGTGTGTCCCCAGGTGTTCCATCCCACCTCCTCACTGGGGCCGGGGGTCACCCACCAGGCAGCTGGGAATGGAGGACAATAGTTCTGGGTGGATGGAGAGGGGACGTCTGGGGGCTTGGGGCTGAGCTGGGAACTGGAGGTGGGAAAGGTCTTGTGACTCAGCCTCTGTGTCCTTCCAGAAACCCTCCCCAAACCCTCCATCTGGgctgagccaggctctgtggtcCCCTGGGGTAGCGCTGTGAACATCTGGTGTCAGGGGACCCTGGAGGCCCAGAAGCTCCATGTGTATAAAGAAGAAGGCTCAGTGTACCTGGACAGACAGCCCACACTAGAGCCTGGGAACAAGGCCAAGTTCTCCATCGCACACATGACAGATAGACATGCAGGACGGTATCACTGTTCCTATCGAAGCCCCGCTGGCTTGTCAGAGCGCAGTGACCCCCTGGAGCTGGTGGTGACAGGTGCGAGTCCCCTCAGGGTCCCcgccccaggctctgccctcagggaggggGTCTGCTCCCAGAGTGTCTCCCTCTCACAGTCCAGCCCTGGGGGTATTGTGGGGGGTGGAATCTGAGCCCCATTTAAcacaccccttcctcctctcctaggATTCCATGGCAAACCCCGTCTctcagccctgcccagccccgTCGTGACTTCAGGAGGGAAGGTGACCCTCCAGTGCACCTCATGGATGGGATTCCATAGGTTCGTCCTGATGAAGGAAGGAGAACCCAAACCCTCCTGGACCCTGGACTCCCAGCAACCCACCAGTGGACAGTTCCAGGCCCTGTTTCCTATGGGCCCTGTGACCCCCCGCGCCAGGTGGACATTCAGATGCCATGGCTATTTCAACAACACTCCCCAGTTGTGGTCACAGCCCAGTGACCCCCTAGAACTGCTGGTCTCAGGTGAGGGAGTCTGATTTTTGTTGCATCCATGTTTTGACCACCAGACAGGTTATGGAGGCTCTGCTTCCAGGGGAGCCCCAGatcagagggtggggggaggagacacGGGGATCTCAcaggtcagagagacagaatgtgagagaCACTGAGACCTGGGGGTCAGGACAGGAGAAGAGAGGTTTGGGGAGAATCTGCTCCTCAATCCACGACTGGTTGTCTCCCAGGTGtgtccaggaagccctccctccTGACCCAGCAGAGCCCTGTCGTGACCCCTGGACAGAGGCTGACCCTCCAGTGTCGCTCTGACATCGGCTATGACAGATTCACTCTGTACAAGGAGGGGGCACGTGACCTTCCCCAGCACCTTAGCCtgcagccccaggctgggctctcgGGGGCCGACTTCCCCCTGGGCCCAGTGAGCAGCTCCCACGGGGGCCGGTACATATGCTATGGTGGACACAACCTCTCCTCCGAGTGGTCGGCCCCCAGTGACCCCCTGGACATCCTGGTCACAGGTGAGGGGACACGGGTTCAGTCAGGGCCCCAGACTCTGCACAGGCCCTGCTGGGGGCGTCCCAGGTGGTGGTGGCTGGGATCGGGGGTGTGGGGtccccagggagggagagagacagagagacaggggatggggaaggggagagactcAGAGGACAGACAGACTCAGTTCAGAGCAAGGATGGACAGCCCTTCACCCGCCTTCCTCTCTCCAGGACAGCTCCTCTCCACACCCTCCCTCTCGGTGCAGCCGGGACCCATGGTGGCCTCAGGAGAGAATGTGACCCTGCTGTGTCAGTCCTGGAGCTTTGTGGACACTTTCCTTCTGTCCAAGGAGAGGGCAGCCGACCCTCCCCTGCGTCTTAGATCAAAGTACCAAGCTGGACATTACCAGGCCAAATTCTCCATGAGTCCTGTGACCTCAGCCCAGGGGGGGACCTACAGGTGCTACGGCTCATACAGCAACTTCCCCTACCTGTTGTCACACCCCAGTGACCCCCTGGAGCTCCAGGTCTCAGGTGAGGggccccagccctgtcccctctgTGTCCCAATGTTGTCTTCAGGGCCCTGTGCCCAAGAGAGCCCTGGGCTGAGACATAATGGAAGGGGCTCAGGGGAAGTGTCACCCGAGGGGTCCGCCCCTCAGAGCACAGGAGGGAAAcacgcccctccctccctgccccttcccttgtcCCCGTCACCACAATTCtccaggtggaggaggagggcccTGGGGGCCGCAGGGCACATGAGGGAGAAGACTGTAAGCAGAGACAGGGTCTTGAAGGGAaactccagccccctcctctacTACTGCCTTTCCCCCAGGATCCTCTGGAGAGCCCGGCCCCCCAGCCACAGATCCCAGCTCAACAGCTGGTGAGTCATGGTGACTTCTGTCCAGGGCTTTCCTTCCCGTGTTTCAGAGATGCCAGGGCGGCCACCAGGCTCCAGGGGCTCTGAGgccagggggaggagggctggggtggtcatggcagagggagagggtgggggcccagctggggaagaggcagccccctctgcccccccgcccccgaccccaGGAGCCTCTGCGGGCAAGTGAAGGTCTCTGTCAGGAGGAGGCGGGTGGGTCCATGGGATCAGGGGTTGGTTACACCATCAGTTCAGGCACCTCTGGAGACACTGGCTTGGAcacgcccctcccctgcctgggcctcagtttccccaggtgtAAAGGAGAGAGTCGTGGCCCAGATTAGATTTCCCCTCAGTTCTGGCCGTGGCTCTGGCCCCCTCcggggggagaggagggctcACAGGGAAGCCCCTCCGGGTCGGGATTCTATGGGGACCTGGCCCTCTGCAGCGATGGGATGAccctggagggggagggacgGAAGGACAATGGCTGGGGGCCTTCAGGTAGTGAGGGGAATCTGGAAGGACCCTCGGCCCCAGACGAAGATGCTGGGACAGACCCGCCTACAGATAAGGAGCCCAGAGCCCCAAGCTGATGTCGGCCTTGGGGGGCAGCATGAGGAGAGCGCAGGGAACCACagcctgggttccagtcccagcCCTGCCGCCTCCACGCTGGGCCACCTGGGACACGTGATCAGCCTCCCTATGCCTCACTTTCCTGTctgtggagtgggggggggggggcggggcggcagTCCCCTGCTGCGTGACCCTTGACAGGGTCAGAGGTGaatgcccagagcccagcacgtgcctggcacacagcaggcgccCAGTTAAATGGCATCACTGGCTCCTTCACGGTGTGGCTCTGCCCAAGGTCCCAACCGGTACCTGTACGTCCTCATCGGGGCCGCGGGGGCCTTCGTCCTGCTGCTCTGCCTCctcgtcgtcctcctcgtccGTCGCCGGCGTCAGGGCAAAGGCAGGAAGCCGGGTGAGAAGGGACGGGGGTGACCAGCCCCAGGGGGTGGTGGCTCTCCCGTGGGTGGATGGAGAGTGGCTCAGGGCACCAGCCAGAGGGAAACCAGATGCGGGAAAGGCCAGTGTAGAAAGACACTTCTGCAGAGTCTCACGTCGGAGAGGCTAGAAAGAAAACACGTAAGGTCGGCACCCATGTGCCAGTTGAAggtgttttcctcttttccatctcGGGAGATGTTGAAACACGGGCAATATGTGTGAAGGGTTCCTTTCCTCTGGGATTATGTGGCGGGGGTCGTAACCTCCCAGCCCAGGGGGAGGCTGATTTCCAACTTCCTGCAGGGGCCGCAGACCCAGAGCCCCAGGACAGAGGCCTGCAGGACAGGTAACTCGTGCCCGCAGACCCCCGGGCCCCCACCCGCCTGCCCGTCTATGCCCCCTAACACCCCATCTCCTCCCCAGCTCCGGGCCAGCTGCCGCCACCCAGGAGGAGACCCTCTGTGAGAGGAGTGGGG
This genomic interval from Panthera leo isolate Ple1 chromosome E2, P.leo_Ple1_pat1.1, whole genome shotgun sequence contains the following:
- the LOC122208137 gene encoding leukocyte immunoglobulin-like receptor subfamily A member 6 isoform X8, which gives rise to MTPTLTALLLLGLSVEPRTRTQAETLPKPSIWAEPGSVVPWGSAVNIWCQGTLEAQKLHVYKEEGSVYLDRQPTLEPGNKAKFSIAHMTDRHAGRYHCSYRSPAGLSERSDPLELVVTGFHGKPRLSALPSPVVTSGGKVTLQCTSWMGFHRFVLMKEGEPKPSWTLDSQQPTSGQFQALFPMGPVTPRARWTFRCHGYFNNTPQLWSQPSDPLELLVSGVSRKPSLLTQQSPVVTPGQRLTLQCRSDIGYDRFTLYKEGARDLPQHLSLQPQAGLSGADFPLGPVSSSHGGRYICYGGHNLSSEWSAPSDPLDILVTGQLLSTPSLSVQPGPMVASGENVTLLCQSWSFVDTFLLSKERAADPPLRLRSKYQAGHYQAKFSMSPVTSAQGGTYRCYGSYSNFPYLLSHPSDPLELQVSGSSGEPGPPATDPSSTAGAQLNGITGSFTVWLCPRSQPVPVRPHRGRGGLRPAALPPRRPPRPSPASGQRQEAGGRRPRAPGQRPAGQLRASCRHPGGDPLRCRRARRTARGGGGAGPAAGRGGWGPPRNDVCPGEPLKIKTQSGTGHFSFPPVGGIAGHRRQTSRGRQADGQSGGSSLLQAPRLPPR
- the LOC122208137 gene encoding leukocyte immunoglobulin-like receptor subfamily A member 6 isoform X4 — translated: MTPTLTALLLLGLSVEPRTRTQAETLPKPSIWAEPGSVVPWGSAVNIWCQGTLEAQKLHVYKEEGSVYLDRQPTLEPGNKAKFSIAHMTDRHAGRYHCSYRSPAGLSERSDPLELVVTGFHGKPRLSALPSPVVTSGGKVTLQCTSWMGFHRFVLMKEGEPKPSWTLDSQQPTSGQFQALFPMGPVTPRARWTFRCHGYFNNTPQLWSQPSDPLELLVSGVSRKPSLLTQQSPVVTPGQRLTLQCRSDIGYDRFTLYKEGARDLPQHLSLQPQAGLSGADFPLGPVSSSHGGRYICYGGHNLSSEWSAPSDPLDILVTGQLLSTPSLSVQPGPMVASGENVTLLCQSWSFVDTFLLSKERAADPPLRLRSKYQAGHYQAKFSMSPVTSAQGGTYRCYGSYSNFPYLLSHPSDPLELQVSGSSGEPGPPATDPSSTAGAQLNGITGSFTVWLCPRSQPVPVRPHRGRGGLRPAALPPRRPPRPSPASGQRQEAGSGPAAATQEETLYAAVQDAQPEEGVELDQRQDAEDGDPQGTTYAQVSHSRSRLSRGPATSPSPLSGGLPDTEDKQAEEDRQMDSQVGPLFSRLPGSPHANHTPPLSLRPLQAAASDAPPDVTYAQLNRLTLRRETSAPHSSQAGKPPAEPSVYAALAIR
- the LOC122208137 gene encoding leukocyte immunoglobulin-like receptor subfamily A member 6 isoform X3, giving the protein MTPTLTALLLLGLSVEPRTRTQAETLPKPSIWAEPGSVVPWGSAVNIWCQGTLEAQKLHVYKEEGSVYLDRQPTLEPGNKAKFSIAHMTDRHAGRYHCSYRSPAGLSERSDPLELVVTGFHGKPRLSALPSPVVTSGGKVTLQCTSWMGFHRFVLMKEGEPKPSWTLDSQQPTSGQFQALFPMGPVTPRARWTFRCHGYFNNTPQLWSQPSDPLELLVSGVSRKPSLLTQQSPVVTPGQRLTLQCRSDIGYDRFTLYKEGARDLPQHLSLQPQAGLSGADFPLGPVSSSHGGRYICYGGHNLSSEWSAPSDPLDILVTGQLLSTPSLSVQPGPMVASGENVTLLCQSWSFVDTFLLSKERAADPPLRLRSKYQAGHYQAKFSMSPVTSAQGGTYRCYGSYSNFPYLLSHPSDPLELQVSGSSGEPGPPATDPSSTAGAQLNGITGSFTVWLCPRSQPVPVRPHRGRGGLRPAALPPRRPPRPSPASGQRQEAGSGPAAATQEETLSDAAVQDAQPEEGVELDQRQDAEDGDPQGTTYAQVSHSRSRLSRGPATSPSPLSGGLPDTEDKQAEEDRQMDSQVGPLFSRLPGSPHANHTPPLSLRPLQAAASDAPPDVTYAQLNRLTLRRETSAPHSSQAGKPPAEPSVYAALAIR
- the LOC122208137 gene encoding leukocyte immunoglobulin-like receptor subfamily A member 6 isoform X1: MTPTLTALLLLGLSVEPRTRTQAETLPKPSIWAEPGSVVPWGSAVNIWCQGTLEAQKLHVYKEEGSVYLDRQPTLEPGNKAKFSIAHMTDRHAGRYHCSYRSPAGLSERSDPLELVVTGFHGKPRLSALPSPVVTSGGKVTLQCTSWMGFHRFVLMKEGEPKPSWTLDSQQPTSGQFQALFPMGPVTPRARWTFRCHGYFNNTPQLWSQPSDPLELLVSGVSRKPSLLTQQSPVVTPGQRLTLQCRSDIGYDRFTLYKEGARDLPQHLSLQPQAGLSGADFPLGPVSSSHGGRYICYGGHNLSSEWSAPSDPLDILVTGQLLSTPSLSVQPGPMVASGENVTLLCQSWSFVDTFLLSKERAADPPLRLRSKYQAGHYQAKFSMSPVTSAQGGTYRCYGSYSNFPYLLSHPSDPLELQVSGSSGEPGPPATDPSSTAGPNRYLYVLIGAAGAFVLLLCLLVVLLVRRRRQGKGRKPGAADPEPQDRGLQDSSGPAAATQEETLSDAAVQDAQPEEGVELDQRVSRPRSFICPANVHGEPTVYQAPPSAAGTTVSKPDPRSQDAEDGDPQGTTYAQVSHSRSRLSRGPATSPSPLSGGLPDTEDKQAEEDRQMDSQVGPLFSRLPGSPHANHTPPLSLRPLQAAASDAPPDVTYAQLNRLTLRRETSAPHSSQAGKPPAEPSVYAALAIR